One Aegilops tauschii subsp. strangulata cultivar AL8/78 chromosome 7, Aet v6.0, whole genome shotgun sequence genomic window carries:
- the LOC109732607 gene encoding UMP-CMP kinase 4 isoform X2: MLAAMSTAMDASVPVAEQEDGTVNILGGKKVAVVFVLGGPGSGKGTQCSNIVEHFGFTHLSAGELLRSEIKSGSENGTMIDSIIKEGKIVPSEITVKLLQEAMIKSENDKFLIDGFPRNQENRLSFENIKISPEFVLFFDCSEEELVRRLLGRNQGRADDNIETIRKRFRVFEESSLPVVQYYDSKGKVKKINAAKPIPEVFEDVKTIFQSYGPKAA; encoded by the exons ATGCTTGCAGCAATGAGCACAGCCATGGATGCTTCAGTGCCTGTTGCCGAGCAGGAG GATGGTACTGTGAATATCTTGGGTGGGAAGAAAGTCGCAGTTGTATTTGTTCTAG GTGGTCCTGGAAGTGGAAAAGGTACACAATGTAGCAATATTGTGGAGCATTTCGGATTTACACATCTTAGTGCTGGAGAGCTGTTGCGCTCAGAAATCAAGTCTGGTTCTGAGAATGG AACCATGATTGACAGCATTATAAAGGAAGGGAAAATTGTTCCATCTGAGATAACCGTAAAGCTCTTACAAGAAGCTATGATAAAAAGTGAAAATGACAAATTCCTCATTGATGGATTTCCAAGGAATCAAGAAAACCGTCTGTCATTTGAGAAT ATAAAAATATCTCCTGAGTTTGTGCTATTCTTTGATTGTTCTGAGGAAGAGTTGGTAAGGCGTCTTCTGGGTCGCAATCAG GGAAGAGCTGACGATAACATTGAGACTATCAGGAAAAGATTCAGAGTTTTTGAAGAATCAAGTTTGCCTGTAGTTCAGTACTATGACTCTAAGGGCAAGGTTAAGAAG ATTAATGCTGCAAAACCAATCCCTGAGGTGTTTGAAGATGTGAAAACCATTTTCCAGTCTTATGGCCCAAAG GCCGCATAG
- the LOC109732607 gene encoding UMP-CMP kinase 4 isoform X3 — MSTAMDASVPVAEQEDGTVNILGGKKVAVVFVLGGPGSGKGTQCSNIVEHFGFTHLSAGELLRSEIKSGSENGTMIDSIIKEGKIVPSEITVKLLQEAMIKSENDKFLIDGFPRNQENRLSFENVIKISPEFVLFFDCSEEELVRRLLGRNQGRADDNIETIRKRFRVFEESSLPVVQYYDSKGKVKKINAAKPIPEVFEDVKTIFQSYGPKAA; from the exons ATGAGCACAGCCATGGATGCTTCAGTGCCTGTTGCCGAGCAGGAG GATGGTACTGTGAATATCTTGGGTGGGAAGAAAGTCGCAGTTGTATTTGTTCTAG GTGGTCCTGGAAGTGGAAAAGGTACACAATGTAGCAATATTGTGGAGCATTTCGGATTTACACATCTTAGTGCTGGAGAGCTGTTGCGCTCAGAAATCAAGTCTGGTTCTGAGAATGG AACCATGATTGACAGCATTATAAAGGAAGGGAAAATTGTTCCATCTGAGATAACCGTAAAGCTCTTACAAGAAGCTATGATAAAAAGTGAAAATGACAAATTCCTCATTGATGGATTTCCAAGGAATCAAGAAAACCGTCTGTCATTTGAGAATGTT ATAAAAATATCTCCTGAGTTTGTGCTATTCTTTGATTGTTCTGAGGAAGAGTTGGTAAGGCGTCTTCTGGGTCGCAATCAG GGAAGAGCTGACGATAACATTGAGACTATCAGGAAAAGATTCAGAGTTTTTGAAGAATCAAGTTTGCCTGTAGTTCAGTACTATGACTCTAAGGGCAAGGTTAAGAAG ATTAATGCTGCAAAACCAATCCCTGAGGTGTTTGAAGATGTGAAAACCATTTTCCAGTCTTATGGCCCAAAG GCCGCATAG
- the LOC109732621 gene encoding LOW QUALITY PROTEIN: uncharacterized protein (The sequence of the model RefSeq protein was modified relative to this genomic sequence to represent the inferred CDS: inserted 2 bases in 1 codon; deleted 2 bases in 1 codon): MPEPLNFIYETGGDTNLTREDKTGIRSRRRARAPAPDPPSRRRRKDVRHVHGLPWEAEWRDWAALPRDVLWVILSLVPQADVLRGAGRACASCRRLALDEPLLWRHIDLAADEDADPDPPSGWQAMARAAAAQRRPLRVLPRPRQQHLPALPRQQGAIAAEPPRDVLVRHGEQALHPRGGEEAXPDGASLVGRSRQALAAPPAAPRRRLSHLEPD, encoded by the exons ATGCCAGAACCGCTCAATTTTATTTATGAGACGG GTGGAGACACAAACCTAACCAGAGAAGACAAGACGGGAATAAGGTCGAGGCGGAGAGCCAGAGCCCCAGCACCCGATCCGCCGTCCCGCCGCCGCAGGAAGGACGTGCGGCATGTGCATGGCCTTCCTTGGGAGGCGGAGTGGAGGGACTGGGCGGCGCTGCCCCGCGACGTCCTGTGGGTCATCCTGAGCCTTGTCCCGCAAGCCGACGTCCTCCGCGGCGCCGGCCGCGCGTGCGCCTCGTGCCGGCGGCTGGCCCTCGACGAGCCGCTACTGTGGCGGCACATCGACCTCGCCGCTGACGAGGACGCGGACCCAGACCCACCGTCGGGCTGGCAGGCGATGGCGCGTGCCGCC GCGGCGCAGCGCCGGCCGCTGCGAGTCCTTCCGCGGCCGCGTCAGCAGCACCTTCCTGCTCTTCCTCG TCAACAAGGCGCCATTGCTGCGGAGCCTCCACGTGACGTGCTGGTACGACATGGCGAGCAGGCACTTCATCCACGCGGTGGCGAAGAAGC CCCTGATGGAGCGAGCCTCGTTGGCCGCTCTCGTCAAGCACTGGCCGCGCCTCCGGCTGCTCCACGCCGGCGGCTGTCACACCTGGAGCCCGATTGA
- the LOC109732607 gene encoding UMP-CMP kinase 4 isoform X1 — translation MLAAMSTAMDASVPVAEQEDGTVNILGGKKVAVVFVLGGPGSGKGTQCSNIVEHFGFTHLSAGELLRSEIKSGSENGTMIDSIIKEGKIVPSEITVKLLQEAMIKSENDKFLIDGFPRNQENRLSFENVIKISPEFVLFFDCSEEELVRRLLGRNQGRADDNIETIRKRFRVFEESSLPVVQYYDSKGKVKKINAAKPIPEVFEDVKTIFQSYGPKAA, via the exons ATGCTTGCAGCAATGAGCACAGCCATGGATGCTTCAGTGCCTGTTGCCGAGCAGGAG GATGGTACTGTGAATATCTTGGGTGGGAAGAAAGTCGCAGTTGTATTTGTTCTAG GTGGTCCTGGAAGTGGAAAAGGTACACAATGTAGCAATATTGTGGAGCATTTCGGATTTACACATCTTAGTGCTGGAGAGCTGTTGCGCTCAGAAATCAAGTCTGGTTCTGAGAATGG AACCATGATTGACAGCATTATAAAGGAAGGGAAAATTGTTCCATCTGAGATAACCGTAAAGCTCTTACAAGAAGCTATGATAAAAAGTGAAAATGACAAATTCCTCATTGATGGATTTCCAAGGAATCAAGAAAACCGTCTGTCATTTGAGAATGTT ATAAAAATATCTCCTGAGTTTGTGCTATTCTTTGATTGTTCTGAGGAAGAGTTGGTAAGGCGTCTTCTGGGTCGCAATCAG GGAAGAGCTGACGATAACATTGAGACTATCAGGAAAAGATTCAGAGTTTTTGAAGAATCAAGTTTGCCTGTAGTTCAGTACTATGACTCTAAGGGCAAGGTTAAGAAG ATTAATGCTGCAAAACCAATCCCTGAGGTGTTTGAAGATGTGAAAACCATTTTCCAGTCTTATGGCCCAAAG GCCGCATAG